The Faecalibacterium sp. I3-3-89 sequence CACCGGACCCCTCCGGTATTTCCGAGATCAACACCCAGTTCAAGAACATTGCCTACAGCGTGTTCTACGGTCAGGCCACTCCCGCCGAGGCTGCACAGCAGTTCTATGACGAGGCCAACAACATCCTCGCCACCAACAACTAATGAAACCATGCGGGAGGGGTCACTCCACAGACCCCTCCCGCCTTTTTGTGAAAAGGAGGCCTCGCTGTGTCAAACACAAAAGCTGTTGCGCTGAAAAAGCACAATTTTGGCGATGATACCAAAGTCGGCTATCTGCTGCTGGCTCCGTGGCTGTTTGGATTCATCTTCATGTATGTGATCCCGGCTGCGATGTCCATCTACTATTCCTTTACGGATTATAACCTGCTGTCCGCCCCCAACTGGGTCGGACTGAAAAACTATATCACTATTTTTACAACCGATAAGACCTTTCGCAAGGCGTTGGTCGTTACGTTCAGCTATGTCTTTATCATGGTGCCGCTCCGTCTGGCCTTTGCGCTGTTCGTGGCAACGTTGCTGAACAAAAAGCACATGGGCATGGCGTTTTATCGTGTTCTGTATTACATCCCGTCCATCGTCGGCGGCTCTATCGCTGTTTCCGTGGTCTGGAAGCAGATTTTCGGCAACAAGGGTGTTCTTATGAGCCTGCTGTCTGCCATTGGCATCGAACAGAAATTCTCCCTGCTGGGCAACCCCAAAACTGCTCTGTTCGTCATCGTCCTGATGGGTGTGTGGCAGTTCGGTTCCTGTATGCTGGTGTTCCTCTCCGGGCTGAAGCAGATTCCGAATTCCCTGTATGAATCTGCTTCGCTGGATGGTGCTTCCAAGATGCAGCAATTCTGGAAAATCACCATGCCGATGCTGACCCCGACTATCTTCTTCAACCTCATCCAGCAGATCATCAACGGTTTCCGCGTCTTTACCGAGAGTTACGTTATCACGGATGGCGGCCCCATGAACAGCACTCTGACCTATGTGCTGTACCTGTACCGCTCGGCATTTGCAAACTTCCACATGGGTTACTCCTGCGCACTGGCATGGATTCTGGTTGCCATCATCGGAGTTATGACCCTGATCCTGTTCAAGAGCCAGAACAGCTGGGTTCATTACGAAGGGTAAGGAGAAAGAAAAATGGTTGGTCAGAAAAGTACAAAGGCACAATCCGTGTTCTTCCACATTTTTTCCTGTGTTCTGGGCTTTATCATGGTGTATCCGCTGCTGTGGCTGCTGATGAGCTCTTTCAAGTCCAACGACACCATGTTCCACAACGCATGGTCGCTCATCCCGGAAAAGTGGGATATTCTCACAAACTACCTTTCCGGCTGGAAGGGTATCGCGGGCATTCCGTTCTGGCGGTTTACATTGAACAGCGTCATCGTTACTGTGGTCTCGGTTGCAGGCACTATCTTCTGTTCCCTGCTCGCCGCCTATGCGGTTTCCCGCCTGAAATTCAAGGGTGCAAACTTCTGGTTCGGCTGCATCGTCATGACTATGATGATTCCTTCGCAGGTCATGGTAGTGCCCCAGTACATCATCCTGAAAAAGCTGGGACTTTCCGATACGCTGGTTTCTATGACCCTGCCGTGGGTGTTCGGCTACGGCTTCTTCATCTTCCTCATCGCCCAGTATATGCGCGGCATTCCCCGTGATCTGGACGAGGCTGCCATGCTGGACGGCTGTTCCAAGCCCGGCATCCTGTTCAAAATTATGATTCCCATCGTCAAGCCCGCCATCGTGACCGCAGCCATCTTCGCCTTCTACTGGATCTGGCAGGACTTCTTCCAGCCGCTGATCTTCGTTTCCAGCCCGAAGAATTATACCATCCCGCTGGCACTGAAGCTCTACACCGACCCCAATAGCTACAACAACTACGGCGGTCTGTTCGCTATGTCGGTGCTGTCGTTGCTGCCGGTCATCATCGTGTTCATCCTGTTCCAGAAATATATCGTTGAAGGTATCGCCACTGACGGCATCAAGGGTTAAGTTCATTCATCAAGGCACTGTGCGGCGCGTACAGTGCCTTTTTTCAAAAGAGAGGTTTTTGTGTATGATTCTCAACCGGAATAGTCAGATTGTTGCTACGGAGCCGCCAAAGCCCGTACAGTATGCCATCTCTGCCTTGCAGAGAGATAAGAAAGCTGTATTCACAGAGACCGGAATGCCCGGCGGCGATATCGTTCTTGCAAAGGATAGTGACCTTCCGCCGGAGTGTTTCTGCCTGCAGGTGCATGAGGACAGACTGATGCTGACCGCCGCCGATGCCCTCGGCTTTGTATACGGTCTGTTTGAAATCAGTCGCCGTTTTCTGGGTGTGCAGCCCTTCTGGTTCTGGAACGATCAGAAATTTATCCAGACCGATGGCGTGACTGTGCCGCAGAATTTCACATATGAAAGCAAGCCCGCACGGGTACGGTACCGCGGCTGGTTCGTCAACGATGAAACTCTGATTTCCCACTGGAAGGTGGAACGCCGCAGCGAGATGCCCTTTGTGATGGTCTTTGAGACGCTGCTGCGGCTGGGCGGCAATCTGGTGATTCCCGGCACGGGCAAAAACGGCCACCGCTACCATGATCTTGCAGCGGATATGGGCCTCATCATCACCCACCACCATGCCGAGCCGCTGGGAGCCGAAATGTTTGTGCAGGCGTACCCGGAGCTGGAACCAAAGTTCAGTCTCTACCCGGAAAAGTTCCGCGCGCTCTGGCAGCAGGCCATTGACCGGCAAAAAAATACACCCACCGTCTGGAACATCGGGTTCCGGGGGCAGGGCGATAAACCCTTCTGGGAGGACGACCCCCAGTACGACACCCCGGAAAAGCGGGGCGCACTGATTTCCTCCCTCATCCGGGAACAGTATGATCTGGTCAAGCACAGCGACCCGCATGCCGTCTGCTGCACCAATCTGTATGGGGAGACTATGGAACTGTACCAGCAGGGCTGCCTTGATCTGCCGGACGAGGTGATCAAAATCTGGGCAGACAATGGTTTCGGCAAGATGGTCAGCCGCCGTCAGGGTAACAGCAATCCGCGTGTGAAAGCACTGCCTCCGCAGGGCGATACCGGTGCGCATGGTCTGTATTATCACGCATCCTTTTATGATTTGCAGGCGGCAAGTCACATTACCATGCTGCCCAACAGCACGGAGTTTGTCTGCGAGGAGCTGACCAATGCTCTCCGTCACGGTGTGGACGATTATTGGCTCATCAACTGCTCCAACGTCAAACCCCATGCATATCTGCTGGATTATATCGCCCAGCTCTGGCAGAACGGCACCGCCGACCCGGAGGGACACTGCATCGCTTATGCACAGGCTTACTACGGCAAAGCCAATGCCCTGCCCGTGGCAAAATGCCTTGCCGGATATGCGGACCATGCCGTATCGTACGGGGAACACCCGGACGACCATGCAGGTGATCAATTTTACAACCATGTGCCCAGGATGCTTATTACCCAGTTCCTCCGTGACCGCACCCAGCCCAGCGAGGACCTGAACTGGCTATGTGACCGTCCGGCTCTGAGCGGGCAGGCAGCATGGTGCGGTGAAAAATTCCGAGAAGCCATGCAAAACTATGAGCAGTATCTTCGCCAATGCGAAGCTACTGCTGCCACTCTGACTGGTGCCGCACGGACACTTTTTCAGGATACGCTTTTGATGCAGGCACAGCTCTACACATTCTGGGCAGAGGGCGGCGAGGACGTATGCGCAGCACTGGAGGCCGGTTTCGTGGGCGACTGGAAGCATTGCTTCTATCAGGCAGGCCGGGCAAAAAATGCCTACACTGCCGCAAATGCTGCCATGCGGAACCGGGAACATGGAAAATGGATTGACTTTTACGCCAACGAGTGTCAAACTGATGTTAAACAGTCGGCACAGCTTTGTGGTTACCTGATGAGCTTTGCACGTACAATGGGCGAAGGCCCGCATTTTTACGAATGGATGCGGGAGTTTAACGACAGCGAAGCGGACCGCCGTGTGATGCTGATCCTGAACACGGACAATCACCCGGATGATGACACCCTTTGGCGGCTTATGGAGCAGCACTGGGGGCAGTAAACGAAATGTGAGGAAAGGCCATGTTCCACCGAGCCAAAAAACAGTTTCTTGATTTACCGCTGGCACAGAAATTTGTCGGTATCTTTGCGGTACTGACCCTGCTCAGCGGTGCGCTGATGATCGGCGCACTGCATTTGGGACTTTCAGTCTTTGAGGAAAAGTTCTATGAGAAATCCCTGCAGGAACTGGATTTTTTCGTGCAGAAGGTGGACGATGATATTCAGGGCATTGACACCCTGACCCGCAGCATCGCCGTGGATTCCACGATTCAGCAGCAGATGAACGCCCTTTCAAACGCAGACCCGGAGACAGCAAATTACTATTATCTGCTCACAGGCATCCGCCCGCTCCTGCTGGAAAAAATCTATCAGGACGGGCAAATCAGCAGCCTGCAATATACCGATCTGTATGGACATACACTGACCATCGGGCAGGATATGCCCGACCCCGGTGCGGCCCGGTTGACCGCCCTTGAAATGTCGCTGAACCAGACCCCCGGCGGCTTTACACTGGTGTCATCCGACAGTGCAGACTATCCGTACATCCTCTGTGGGCGGAGAATCTTGCGCAGTCAGGACATGAGCCTGAAAAAACTGGGCACCGTTGTGGTAGCACTGAATGTCGGGAAATTGCTGGACAATGAGATTCACCGCCTTTCCAGCAAACCATCTGAACTGTATCTGTACAATTGTCAGACGCTGGTTTATCACAGCGGTAAGGCGGCGGATGCCGTTGTGCTGCCGGACAGCGCACAGGGTTATAAGATCCAGACCTTGAGCGGCAAGAAAAAATTCATCTGCTGGCAAACCAGTTCACTTACTGGACTTCGGCTATGCAGTGTATTTGACTACCATGAAATCTATGGCCAAATCAATGCGGCTCGAAATGCCCTGATATTCGGTGAATGTGCGATTCTGCTTCTGTTTGCATGGGTGCTTCTGCATATGGCGCGCCTTGTCACAAAGCCAATCCATACTCTGGGCGAAGCGGTGCAGACGGTTGACCAGCAGGAGGGTAACTTTGCAGCAGCCCGCGCCCTGTTGCCGAAAGACATCTCGGCAGATGAAATTGGCACATTGACAAAAGAATTTGATTCCATGCTGGGCAAGATCGACACACTGATCCATGAGAATTACGAAAAACAGATTCTCCTGCAGGAAACCCGGTATAAGATGCTGCAGGCACAGATCAACCCGCACTTCTTATACAACACCCTCGGAACGCTGAACTGGCTGGTCAAAGCAGGCAACCGGGAAGATGCCTGTAAGATGATCGTCAGTCTGGGCGACATTCTCCGTGCCGCCCTCAGCCCGCGCCAGAATTCTACCGCGGCAGCAGATGTACAGCTGGCAGGCAGTTACATCGCCATTCAGCAACTTCGCTATAAGAGCCGTGCGGAGTTTACGCTGACGGCATCCGGTGAACTGGAGCAATGGTCCTTGCCGCACTTTACCTTGCAGCCGCTTGTAGAAAACGCAATCCATTATGGCGTGGAGGACAGTGATGAAGTTTGCAAAATCGATGTGATCGTGCAAGCAGAGGATGATACCTTGACATTGATTGTTCACAATACTGGAAAGCCTGTCAAACCAGAGAAGCTAACTAAGATACGAACCTTCACAGTCAAACCGCAGGGACACGGCATTGGCTTGAAAAACATCTACGAGCGGCTGTCTATGCTTTACAAGGCCTTTGGGTTTGATTTTGACAGTGATGAATCCGGCACGACGGTCAAAATTGTACTGAAGCAGGAAAATCTGGCCGTTTCGGAAGATATTAGTGATACTTCTACCGCTTTACCGCAATAAATTTCGCAAAACAATATTGACGCACCTACACTTTCATGATACCCTTTATTCCAAATCCTGCTGACAAAAGTGGTGGTTCTCACCGTGATAACCACCACTTTCAGTGGACGATTGCCCAGAAAGAACGTACCGCCCGCAACACACCCGATTCATTTTGCCGCCGATTCACCCGACAAAATCATCGCTGCGCTGCGTGGGCGGTATTTTTCTTTTATGGGAAACGCACCTTGAAAATTTCATGAGCCGACCGGACGTGATACCGACTTTTCGTCAACGCCGCTGTACAAACAGGGGCAGGAACTTCGTTCGGAGCAAACGGTGACTCCCTTACATGAGCAGCATCACCTCTACTTATTTTTGCGTCTTAACAATTCGGAAACATTTGTTGAAAATGCGTTTTGAGCGCAGCGGTAGAGGGCAAGAACCGTCCCGTGGCCACAAATTTTCAATTCTTGAAAATGTTGTGCTCCACCGGGACTTCACTTCTTCAATGCGTCTGCATTTCCGAAGTGATCTTGTTGGGGCGTGCCTGCCCCAAACCCTGCTCATCATTCGTGCCTTGCGGCACGAATGGAACGGCGTGTCGTGCTTACATAACTTCACCGAGGAGTTATCGAACAGACAGGAGGTACAATGACCAAAACGAATGTTCAACTGACCCCTAGCAATTCCCAGCACCACGACACGCCGAACAACAAAACGCACGTCATCAAGTTCCGTGTGACAGCGGAGGAAAAAGCGTCACTGGAACTCACTTGCAAACTCCTGAATCTCTCCCTCTCCACTTTCATCCGCCGTGCCATCCACAACGTCAAGATCGAGAAAACGGTCATCGTTGCCGGCGGCGGAGAAGAAACCCTGACCGCTGTTTCCACCCTGCTTGCCCAGTGCAACAAGGTGGGCGGCAACCTCAACCAGCTTGCAAGGCACTTCAATTCCGGCGGTGCAGACACCGAGCAGATCCGGGCGAAACTCCTTGACGAACTTGCAGACCTGACTGCATTCCGGCTCAGCGCCGAGAAAGTTCTGGGTGAACTGTATGGCAACGCTCAAGCATATCAGCTCTAAGAACTCGGATTACACCGCCATCGAAGCGTACCTCGTTTACCAGCACGACGCGTTCACCGGAAAACAGCTTCTGGACGAACAAGGCAGACCGAAGCTGCGGGAATCCTACCTGCTCGATACCCTTGAGTGCGGCGATTTCTCGTTTGCAACAGCCTGTCTGCTGGCAAACCGCAAGTATGGCAAGAACACCCAGCATGGTGATATCAAAAGCCACCAGTATATCATCAGCTTTGACCCAAGAGATGCAGCCGACAACGGCTTGACCATGGAAAAGGCACAGGCACTTGGTCTGAAATTCTGCGAAGAAAACTTCCCCGGTCATCCCGCCATCGTCTGCACCCACCCGGATGGGCACAACCATTCGGGAAACATCCATGTCCACATCGTGATCGGCAGCATCCGAATGCGCGAGGTGGAACGCAAGCCCTATATGCAGAAGCCCCGTGACTGGCTAGAGGGCATGAAGCACTCCAGCACAGCCCAGACCATGCGGCACTTGCGTGTTGAGGTCATGGAGCTGTGCGAGGGTGCCGGACTGTACCAGATCGACCTGCTCAACGGCTCGAAAGAGCGCGTGAGCGAAGCCGAGTATTGGGCGCGCAGGCGTGGCCAGTTGAAACTTGACCGTGAAAACGCAGCCCTTACCGCAGCCGGACAGCAGACAACACAAACGAAGTTTGAAACCTCAAAGAAAACCTTGCGGAGACAGATTTCGGAGGTTCTCAATGTTGCAACGAGTTTTGAAGATTTCTCGGACAGGCTCTTGCAGCAGTACGGCATTACCGTCAAGGAAAGCCGTGGACGGCTCAGCTATCTGCCTGCTGGAAGGACAAAGTTCATCCGGGCGCGCAGCATCGGTGACAAGTTCGAGAAAGAACTTGTGCTTGCCGCTCTGAAAGCCAATACCGAACGCAAGCGCACTATCCAGTCCAAGTCTGACCGCATCGGGAAACTGCTCGATATTCAGGCGAAGCTGAAGCAGGGTAAGGGCATCGGCTACGAGCGTTGGGCGAAAAAACACAACCTCAAAGCTATGGCACAGACCTTGATCCTCTTGCAGGAAAATGGTCTGCTCAACGAGGACGCACTCGACCAGAGAATTACAGAGCTTGATACCAAGTTCCACGATTCGCTGGCAGTGGTGAAAGATCTCGAAGGTCGCATGAAAGCCAACAAAGAGCTGCGCTATCATGTCGCAGCCTACGCCAGCACCAAGAACATCGCCCAGCAGTTAAAGACCGCCAAGTGCCCCGCAGCCTTTGAGGAACAGCATCGTGCAGAGCTGACAGCGTACCGAGCGGCAGCAGCCTATTTCAAGGCAAACAACACCACAAAGCTGCCCAGCCCGAAAAAGCTGGAAGCCGAGTATGCACAGTTGGCATCCGAAAAGGCAAAGTTCTATGAGCAGTACAAAGAAGCCAAGGAAGAACTGCTCAAGCTGAAAACCGCAAAGCAGAACGTTGCGTCCTTTTTCCGGGAGGAAGAACAGGCGCAGCAGGAGAGATAAAGGAGTGTGCGTATGATCAACTTGAAAATTGACCCGGAGTTCCAGTCCCAGATCCCTCCACTGACCGATGATGAATTCAAGCAGCTTGAAGAAAATATCCTGAAAGAGGGCAAGCTGCTCTCTCCTTTGATTGTTTGGAATAACACCCTTGTTGATGGTCACAACCGTTATGAAATCGTTCAGGAACATCCCGAAATCTCCTTCTCCACGATGCCGCTCCCGTTTGAAAGCAGAGAAGAAGTCCTCGCATGGATCTGCAAAAACCAGTTGGGGCGGCGCAACCTTACACCGGAGCAGAAGAAGTTCCTCATTGGAAAGCAGTACAGTGTGGAACATCGAAAGCCCGGTGGAAACGGCAACAACCAGCACACGACGTCTTCCAAGAAAACCGCCCCGGAGGAATTGTGTCAAATTGACACAATTCCTCCCACTGCCACAGATACAAGCGTCCGCAAGCAGATTGCAGAGCGGAACAACGTTAGCGAATCCTATGTTGTCCGCTCGGAAAAGTTCATGCGGGGCGTTCAAATCATGGATCAGATGATACCCGGTATGCAGGAGAAAATTCTGTCCGGGCAGTTCAAAGTCCGTGATGCCGATATGCACCGTCTTGCCAGGGCAGATTTTCCGAACCGCAAGCAGATCGTGCACGAAATTCTGCACCCGGAGGAGCGCCCTGCTCCGCAGAAACGCATCTACGGAATCAACTATTCTGCGCTGGAAGCTGCCGTCCGGCGAATCCAGCAGGATGTTGATTTCCTGATGAAGTATCTCCCCAAGGTGCCTGATGATGCCTATGTGAAAGTGGAGACCACGAAGATCCTGAAGCAGCACAAGGCGTATATGGCACAGTTTGAAGAAATGCTGAACGATGAAAAAGTCGCATAACGACAGGCACTTGTAAGCCATCAACGAGCCACCAGCCGCAAGTGCAGGGCGGAAAGCATCCGCGCCCTTGCGCCTGACATGAAATTGGAACTTTGATTTTCTTGCCCGGCTTTGCCACGGTGGGACAGTCAAAGGAGCGTGCGTTTGAACAAAAAGAAAAAGTCCACAAACACTTCCCCTTACCCCGATGAAGTCATCGACCGTCTGGCACGGGCATTCTACCCGGCCATCCTTGCCTGCTGGAACAGCGAGGAAGGCCAGCGGGAGTTTGCTGCATGGCAGGCGGAGCAGGCTCATCATGCCCCCAGCAAAGAGAAACAGAGCGTTCCCGACGGGGAACGCCCTGTTGTACATATCGTTGTCGTAGGTGGATTTTTCAGGGTGCGTCCGGGTGGGCGCACCCTGTTTTTACGTTTAGTCCTCTAGTCCGTGACTACCAGCCGCATTCTTCAGATACTCCTCTGGCTCACCGTTCAGAATCAACTCAGCATACGCCAGCGGGTCATTATAGATGAGGTAGTCCAATTCAGTCCGCTGTGCCATAGTGACATCCAGTGCATCCTCGACCCCGGTGCAGTTGATGGAAATTTTTCTCCCATCCCGGAGCAGCAGCTCCACACAGCCGGTGTCCATGTTAAAATGACAGGCTCTTGCATCGTACTTCATAATCGTGTCCTCCTGAAATCACTGTCTGGCTTGTATCGGTCAATCTATGATTTCGGATTTCGTCTTCTGTCGGAAACCGCTATTGAGCTTTCCGAAGAAAACAAATAATCCGAACCCATCTCCTATTGGAAATAAGTTCGGATTATTTTTGTCTGGTCGGAGTGGCGAGACTCGAACTCGCGGCCTCCTGCTCCCAAAGCAGGCGCGCTACCAACTGCGCAACACCCCGGCGGTGATACCTAAACAGTATACCTTTTTTTGGGCGCGGAGTCAATCCCGGGGCAGAAAAATCAGGACTTGGCGCCGCAGCAGCCGCAGCCCTCGTTGACGGACGGGAGGCTCTGGGCCAGCTGCTCGAGGGTCACGCTGTCGATGTACTGATTGATGACCTCGTCGAGGCCCGCCCAGAAGGGCAGGGTGAAGCACTGGTCGGACATGGGGCACTCGTTGGTCACGCTGCCGAGGCAGGGGATGGGGGCGACGCTGCCCTCGATGGCCCGCAGGATCTCACCGGCGGTGTAGTCGGCGGGGGCCTTGGTCAGGCGGTAGCCGCCCTGACTGCCCCGCTCGCTCTTGACGAGGCCCACGCGGGCCAGCGGGGTGACGATTTGTTCGAGATATTTCAAGCTCAGCTGTTGGCGCTCGCTGATCTCCTTCAGGGAGACGGTGGTGCCCGGCGCATAGCGGGCCAGCTCGGCCATCAGCCGCAGCGCATAGCGGCTCTTGGTGGAAAATTTCATAGCGGTCTCTCTCCTTATTCGTCTTTCAGTATACCACGGCGTCCCGCTTTTGGAAAGTGAAAAAACCTTCCTTTCGGCAGCATCCGAGGGGGACCGGGAAAAATACCGCGAGAGGGAAGCGGCATCTTGCGAGAGCAAAAAATATCTGTTATCATAAGATGATACAACAAGAGACGATAAGGAGAGACACCTATGATACAGAAGATCGACCCCGCAGCCGCCATCCGTCTGCTGGACGCGAAAAAGGCACAGGCAGTGGACGTGCGGGAGCCGGATGAATACGCAGTGGGACATATCCCGGGGGCAAAGCTGCTGCCGCTGGGCGAGGTGATGAGCCGTGCCGCTGAGGTGCTGCCCGATAAGGATGCGCCGTGGCTGGTCTACTGCCGCACCGGACGCCGCAGCGCGGATGCAGCCCAGAAGCTGGATGCGCTGGGGTATACCAATATCTATGACCTCGGGGGCATCCTCAGCTGGCCCTATGAGATCGAGGGGGACTTTGAGGGGCATTTCTGAGAGGGATTGCGCGCTGGTGGCGCGGGGGTAGAGCGCGGTTACGCGGGGTTAAGTTCTCTTTTGCGTGCCAAAAGAGAACCAGAAAAGCACCCGCTACTTTCGAGGCGCGGGAGGCACGAATCAAGGGCTGCTCGCCCTTGATAATCCCGGAGGAGTAGTCGAAGTACAAAAATGCTAGCCGCTTCGCTAAACGCATTTTTTGTACTTCTCCGGTTTACGGCTCCGCCGATGGTGTTACGTTTTCGCAGAACTTTACGTTCTGCAAGGGCGTAAAGTCTGCTGCGAAGCAGCAAATGGGAGAAACGAGAAAAAAGCGTTAAGCGCAGCGGCTAGCTTTTTTCCGTTTCGACTTCCACATTGGAATTGTTAAGGGCGAGCAGCCCTTAACTCGTTGCGGGGAGAGTGGAGTCCAGAGGTAGGGAGGGGGGAGTCGAAACACCCCTCCCTGCCTCTGGCCCGCGCGGAGCGCAAGCCACTTGACAATAAGAAAAAACCTGCCCCGCGCCACCAGCGCAAAATCTCACTTAAAGAAAACCAAGCCCTGCTGCAACAGTGCTCCGCCCTGCGCCGCAGGCGCATACGCCCGCTTGACGAAAACATATCCCGCCGAAAAATCAATTCACCCTAAGAAGTCTCACCTCACAGAAAGCAGAAAGGTCAGAAGATGTTTACTGCCAAACAGTTCGCCGGCACCCACTGCGGCTGCCGCTACCAGCAGGACTACCGCCCCACGCTGGGCCGGGACGGTAAAAAAGAGTCTGGCACATTGGAGGTCATCAAATTCTATTACGACGGTGCCATCCGGATGGAGCAGCACTGCTATGGCGAGGCGGCGACCTTCGTGTTCGGCGTCTGGGCCAAGGGGATGGACGCCGACGGCACCCTCCACTGGGCACTGCCCGACCGCCGCAAGAGCTACTACGACGAGGACTATCTGCCCAAGAAGCTGGACCGGGTGGACGAAGAGGGAAACCTCTACTTCGACGGCAGCCCCTTCCCGTGGCGGCTGGCCGACGACTTCGCGGAAGACAAGCGCTGGGGCTACCCGAAGTGGAAGGTGTTGCTGGGAAAACTCACCGGAAAAGGCCTGAAATGTGACTGAATCACGAAATTCGAGTATTCCCATTGACATACTAGGGAATGATATGATATAACTATTCCGTCAAATGGAATCCATGCGGGTGCGCCCCGGCCCCCGAGAAGGCGCGGCGTACCCACATTTCAGCAGAAAGGAATCATTCCTATGGAAAACACAGAAAAAGTGGTTTATCTGGATAACGCTGCTACCACCGCCTGTGCCCCCGAGGCTCTGGCTGTGATGGTCGAGGCCCTGAGCGGTGCCTGCGGCAACCCCAGCAGCCATTACAGTGTGGGCTATGAGGCCAAGGAATTTGTGGATAAGGGCCGCGCACAGGTGGCAAAGGCCATCAACGCATCCCCGGCCGAGATCTTCTTTACCGGCTGCGGCTCTGAGGCCGACAACTGGGCGGTGAAGGGCACTGCCTTCACCAAGGCACGCCAGAACAAAAAGCACCTCATCACCAGCGCGTTCGAGCACCACGCCATCATGCACAGCATGGCCGCTCTCGAGCGTATGGGCTTTGAGGTCACTTATATCAAGCCCACCACCGAGGGCTATATCCGCCCCGAGGACGTCGAGGCTGCCATCCGCCCCGACACGGCCCTCATCAGCATCATGATGGCCAACAACGAGATCGGCACCATCCAGCCCATCAAGGAGATCGCGGAGATCGCCCACAAGCATGGCATCTGGATGCACACCGACGCCGTTCAGGCAGTCGGTGCGATCCCCGTGGACGTCAAAGAGCTGGGCGTGGATATGCTGTCCATGAGCGCTCACAAGTTCAACGGCCCCAAGGGCATGGGTGCACTCTACTGCCGCAAGGGCATCTGGCCTCAGAACCTCATCGACGGCGGCAGTCAGGAAGCACGCCACCGCGCAGGCACCGAGAACGTCGCCGGCATCGCTGGTATGGGCAAGGCCCTCGAGATGGCCACGGAGCATCTGGAAGAGCGGATGGCCCACGAGAAGGTGCTGCGCGATTACGTCATCGACCGTGTCCTGAAGAACATCCCCGAGGCACGCCTGAACGGCGGCCTTGAGCACCGTCTGCCCGGCAATGTGAACATCAGCTTCCCGGGTCTGGAGGGCGAGACCATCCTGTTGGACCTCGATATGCACGGTATCTGCGCCTCGACCGGCTCTGCCTGCAACTCCGACAGCCTCGATCCCAGCCATGTCCTGCTGAGCATCGGCGTGCCGGAGGAGATCGGCCACGGTTCCATGCGGTTCACCTTTGGCCCGCAGAACACCATGGAAGAAGCAAAATATCTGTGCGATGTGCTGGAGGAGGTCATTCCCCGCCGTCGTGCTATGAGTTGTATGTGGCTGCAGGGTCAGAACACGGCCCGCCAGTTCAGCCTGAAGGGAGATAAGTAAAATGGCAGGTATGTATAGCGCAAAGGTCATGGAGCATTTTGCACATCCGCACAACGTGGGCGA is a genomic window containing:
- a CDS encoding relaxase/mobilization nuclease domain-containing protein produces the protein MATLKHISSKNSDYTAIEAYLVYQHDAFTGKQLLDEQGRPKLRESYLLDTLECGDFSFATACLLANRKYGKNTQHGDIKSHQYIISFDPRDAADNGLTMEKAQALGLKFCEENFPGHPAIVCTHPDGHNHSGNIHVHIVIGSIRMREVERKPYMQKPRDWLEGMKHSSTAQTMRHLRVEVMELCEGAGLYQIDLLNGSKERVSEAEYWARRRGQLKLDRENAALTAAGQQTTQTKFETSKKTLRRQISEVLNVATSFEDFSDRLLQQYGITVKESRGRLSYLPAGRTKFIRARSIGDKFEKELVLAALKANTERKRTIQSKSDRIGKLLDIQAKLKQGKGIGYERWAKKHNLKAMAQTLILLQENGLLNEDALDQRITELDTKFHDSLAVVKDLEGRMKANKELRYHVAAYASTKNIAQQLKTAKCPAAFEEQHRAELTAYRAAAAYFKANNTTKLPSPKKLEAEYAQLASEKAKFYEQYKEAKEELLKLKTAKQNVASFFREEEQAQQER
- a CDS encoding transposase, with translation MNKKKKSTNTSPYPDEVIDRLARAFYPAILACWNSEEGQREFAAWQAEQAHHAPSKEKQSVPDGERPVVHIVVVGGFFRVRPGGRTLFLRLVL
- a CDS encoding DUF6061 family protein; this translates as MKYDARACHFNMDTGCVELLLRDGRKISINCTGVEDALDVTMAQRTELDYLIYNDPLAYAELILNGEPEEYLKNAAGSHGLED
- a CDS encoding RrF2 family transcriptional regulator, with protein sequence MKFSTKSRYALRLMAELARYAPGTTVSLKEISERQQLSLKYLEQIVTPLARVGLVKSERGSQGGYRLTKAPADYTAGEILRAIEGSVAPIPCLGSVTNECPMSDQCFTLPFWAGLDEVINQYIDSVTLEQLAQSLPSVNEGCGCCGAKS
- a CDS encoding rhodanese-like domain-containing protein, whose protein sequence is MIQKIDPAAAIRLLDAKKAQAVDVREPDEYAVGHIPGAKLLPLGEVMSRAAEVLPDKDAPWLVYCRTGRRSADAAQKLDALGYTNIYDLGGILSWPYEIEGDFEGHF
- a CDS encoding cysteine desulfurase family protein, whose amino-acid sequence is MENTEKVVYLDNAATTACAPEALAVMVEALSGACGNPSSHYSVGYEAKEFVDKGRAQVAKAINASPAEIFFTGCGSEADNWAVKGTAFTKARQNKKHLITSAFEHHAIMHSMAALERMGFEVTYIKPTTEGYIRPEDVEAAIRPDTALISIMMANNEIGTIQPIKEIAEIAHKHGIWMHTDAVQAVGAIPVDVKELGVDMLSMSAHKFNGPKGMGALYCRKGIWPQNLIDGGSQEARHRAGTENVAGIAGMGKALEMATEHLEERMAHEKVLRDYVIDRVLKNIPEARLNGGLEHRLPGNVNISFPGLEGETILLDLDMHGICASTGSACNSDSLDPSHVLLSIGVPEEIGHGSMRFTFGPQNTMEEAKYLCDVLEEVIPRRRAMSCMWLQGQNTARQFSLKGDK